A DNA window from Buttiauxella agrestis contains the following coding sequences:
- a CDS encoding helix-turn-helix domain-containing protein gives MKSNNKGYRTLDEIVATLSPERQKRVAEGTQELILECCLHMMREQKGWSQQQLAEVMGISQPAVTAIEKRGNEVKLGTLKRYIEALGGKLSLHIEFPDGVKQLSI, from the coding sequence ATGAAAAGTAATAACAAAGGCTACAGAACGCTCGATGAGATCGTTGCGACTCTCTCGCCAGAAAGACAAAAAAGGGTGGCCGAAGGAACTCAGGAGCTGATTCTCGAATGCTGTCTGCATATGATGCGGGAGCAAAAAGGCTGGTCGCAGCAGCAACTGGCCGAAGTCATGGGTATTAGCCAACCCGCCGTCACTGCGATTGAAAAGCGTGGTAATGAAGTCAAACTAGGGACGCTAAAGCGCTATATCGAGGCGTTGGGCGGTAAACTTTCGCTACACATAGAGTTCCCGGACGGGGTGAAACAACTCAGTATTTAA
- the yegD gene encoding molecular chaperone, with protein sequence MQFIGFDYGTANCSVAVMRDGVPQALEMENGSTLLPSMLCAPTRESVSEWLYRHHEVPATGTETQALLRRAVSFNRDEDIDVLPGSVQFGLSSLRQYMEDPEEVYFVKSPKSFLGATGLKPQQVAVFEDLVCAMMLHIRKQAQSQVAEPITQAVIGRPINFQGLGGDEANQQAQGILERAAHRAGFKDVVFQFEPVAAGLDFEATLTEEKQVLVVDIGGGTTDCSVLLMGPQWRARRDREQSLLGHSGCRVGGNDLDIMLAFKQLSPLLGMGGQTEKGIALPVLPWWNAVAINDVPAQNDFYSSANGRMLNELVRDSREPEKVAFLQKVWRQRLSYRLVRAAEESKIALSDSKQVATMLPFISKELGCEITQPELEMAISQPLQRIMEQVTLALENSAVKPDVIYLTGGSARSPLLKHALAQQLPGIPLAGGDDFGSVTAGLARWADVVFRD encoded by the coding sequence ATGCAATTTATAGGCTTCGATTATGGTACTGCAAACTGCTCTGTGGCAGTGATGCGCGATGGTGTCCCGCAGGCGCTGGAGATGGAAAACGGCTCGACGCTGCTTCCTTCAATGTTATGCGCCCCGACGCGTGAGTCAGTCAGTGAATGGCTGTATCGCCATCATGAAGTCCCGGCTACCGGCACTGAAACTCAGGCATTGTTGCGCCGCGCAGTCTCCTTTAATCGCGATGAAGACATCGACGTCTTGCCAGGCAGTGTGCAATTCGGGTTGAGTTCCCTGCGCCAGTACATGGAAGATCCTGAAGAAGTTTACTTCGTTAAATCACCAAAATCTTTCCTCGGTGCCACGGGCTTAAAACCGCAGCAGGTCGCCGTGTTTGAAGATTTGGTTTGCGCCATGATGTTACACATTCGCAAACAGGCACAAAGCCAGGTTGCCGAGCCGATTACCCAGGCCGTGATCGGCCGCCCGATAAACTTCCAGGGCTTAGGCGGCGATGAAGCAAACCAACAGGCGCAAGGTATCCTTGAACGCGCTGCACATCGCGCAGGTTTTAAAGACGTGGTGTTCCAGTTCGAGCCCGTCGCCGCAGGACTTGATTTTGAAGCGACGTTAACCGAAGAAAAACAGGTGCTGGTCGTCGATATCGGCGGCGGGACAACCGACTGTTCAGTGTTATTGATGGGGCCGCAATGGCGCGCTCGTCGCGACCGTGAACAGAGTTTGCTCGGCCACAGCGGTTGCCGCGTTGGCGGTAACGATCTCGACATTATGCTGGCGTTTAAGCAGCTTTCTCCGTTATTGGGGATGGGTGGCCAAACCGAAAAAGGTATCGCGCTGCCGGTATTGCCGTGGTGGAATGCGGTGGCAATCAACGACGTGCCTGCACAAAACGATTTCTACAGCAGCGCCAACGGTCGCATGCTAAACGAGTTGGTACGCGATTCGCGTGAACCCGAGAAAGTAGCATTCCTGCAAAAAGTGTGGCGTCAGCGACTCAGTTATCGCCTGGTGCGTGCTGCTGAAGAGAGCAAAATTGCGCTGTCCGACAGCAAACAAGTCGCCACTATGCTGCCATTTATCAGCAAGGAACTGGGTTGCGAAATTACCCAACCAGAACTGGAAATGGCGATTAGCCAGCCGCTGCAACGCATCATGGAACAAGTCACGCTTGCGTTGGAAAACAGCGCCGTGAAGCCTGATGTCATTTATCTGACCGGGGGAAGTGCGCGTTCGCCGCTGCTTAAGCACGCTCTGGCACAGCAATTACCGGGCATTCCATTAGCCGGGGGCGATGATTTCGGCTCTGTAACCGCAGGCCTGGCCCGCTGGGCTGATGTGGTGTTCCGCGATTAA
- a CDS encoding MdtA/MuxA family multidrug efflux RND transporter periplasmic adaptor subunit, with product MKGTFTTRGFAIAAAVIVVIAAIFYWRHSSTGNETAGSQSTQQRPAGSRQGMRGALAPVQAATATSESVPRYLTGLGTITAANTVTVRSRVDGQLLAIHFQEGQQVKAGDLLAEIDPSQFKIALAQAQGQLAKDQATLANARRDLARFQQLVKTNLVSRQEMDAQQALVNESMGTIKADEAAVASAQLQLDWSRITAPIDGRVGLKQVDVGNQISSSDTAGIVVLTQTHPIDLIFTLPEGDIATVVKAQKAGATLVVEAWDRTNKLKLSSGSLLSLDNQIDVTTGTIKLKARFNNEDDALFPNQFVNARMLVDTQQNAVVIPTAALQMGNEGNFVWVLNSEDKVSKHLVTTGIQDSQKVVISAGLSAGDRVVTDGIDRLTEGAKVEVVEAQSATAASPSKEVEHPQKHQRHGATS from the coding sequence ATGAAAGGCACTTTCACCACACGTGGGTTTGCGATTGCAGCCGCCGTCATTGTCGTTATCGCCGCCATTTTTTACTGGCGTCATTCAAGCACGGGTAACGAAACCGCGGGTTCGCAGTCAACACAACAGCGCCCTGCTGGCTCACGGCAGGGAATGCGTGGTGCATTAGCGCCTGTCCAGGCCGCAACCGCGACCAGCGAATCTGTTCCTCGCTACCTCACCGGTCTTGGCACCATCACCGCCGCCAATACTGTTACGGTGCGTAGCCGTGTGGATGGGCAACTGCTGGCGATTCACTTCCAGGAAGGCCAGCAAGTTAAAGCGGGCGATTTACTCGCAGAAATCGACCCAAGCCAGTTCAAAATTGCATTAGCCCAAGCCCAGGGACAACTGGCAAAAGATCAGGCCACACTTGCGAATGCACGCCGTGACCTCGCGCGTTTTCAACAGTTGGTGAAAACCAACCTGGTTTCACGCCAGGAAATGGACGCGCAACAGGCGCTGGTCAACGAATCAATGGGCACCATAAAAGCCGACGAAGCCGCCGTCGCCAGCGCGCAGTTGCAGCTCGACTGGAGCCGGATTACCGCGCCCATTGATGGCCGCGTGGGCCTGAAACAGGTGGATGTTGGCAACCAGATTTCGAGCAGCGATACCGCCGGAATTGTCGTATTGACGCAAACACACCCTATCGATTTGATTTTCACCCTGCCGGAAGGCGATATTGCAACCGTGGTGAAAGCGCAGAAAGCGGGAGCAACGCTGGTTGTTGAGGCCTGGGATCGCACCAACAAGCTGAAATTAAGCAGCGGTTCATTACTGAGCCTCGATAACCAGATTGATGTCACCACCGGCACCATTAAACTCAAAGCTCGTTTTAACAATGAAGATGACGCCCTGTTCCCGAACCAGTTCGTCAACGCGCGCATGCTGGTCGATACCCAGCAAAACGCAGTTGTCATCCCAACAGCCGCGCTGCAAATGGGCAACGAAGGCAACTTTGTCTGGGTGCTTAACAGCGAAGATAAAGTCAGTAAACACCTGGTGACAACCGGTATTCAGGACAGCCAAAAAGTGGTGATTTCCGCCGGGCTTTCCGCCGGGGATCGCGTGGTGACTGACGGCATCGACCGTCTGACAGAAGGTGCAAAAGTTGAGGTGGTCGAAGCGCAATCAGCCACCGCCGCTTCCCCATCGAAAGAAGTTGAACACCCGCAAAAACACCAACGTCACGGAGCGACTTCCTGA